The nucleotide sequence GACATGCCGTTATGGGCCTCCATCAAGAAGGTCAATTGCGGCGAGGTCAGCAACTCGCGAAAGCGCTTGGCCTTGGACTTGGGACTCTGGGATGGCTTGATGGAGCCGGTCATGCGACGTGCGACCTTTCGAACTGAAGCGGCTTAATTTAGAGGGATGCTAAACAAGACGGCTTTGGGACCCCTAGTTAGCAAAAAATCAAGCCGAGGAAAATGCCTATTGTTACGGAAAGTTGACAGAGATCATGGCGACGCCTGCACATTCAGGGGCTTAATTCCGGCCGGAACAGTGACCTAGCGGGTCATGTCCAAAATCCATTCTCGTTCAGTCCGGCACGGGCGAAGGCAAGTGAAGGACAGATGGCTTGCAGATTTCCGTTTGTGTGCCATAGCGAGAGTGGCTAGGATCGCCACAAAATTGTCACATGGGGTGTTCAAAAAATGGCTCTGACGGATGAACAGAAACAGAATTTCAAGACTCAAGGCTTCCTGATTTTCAAAGGCTTTTTCAGCCCGGCTGAAATGGCCAAACTGTCGGCCTTTCTTGATCGCCTGCGAGACACCAAGGCGGAAGAAGGAAAAGAGGCCAAGTACTACGAAAAAAGCCCGCTGACCGGCGAGCCGATCCTGGTGCGCGTGGAAAATCTGTTCGGCGGCCTGAACCCTGCCGAAGAAGCCCTTCTCATCACCGATCGCGCCAAGGCAATCCTGGCCGATATGTTTGGAGAGCAGCCCACGCTGTTCAAGGAGAAGGTCAATTACAAGGTTCCCGGCTGCCGTCCCGATAAGCTGCACCAAGATCAGGCCGCGGGCTGGAACGCCTATTCCGACTTCTTCATCACCATGGGAATCATGGTCGATGCCAACCACAAGGGCAATGCGGCGCTCAGCTTCATGTCCTCGGGCAATTACAAAAAGGAATTGATGGGGCCGGAATGGCAGGTGCTGACGCATGACGACCCGCCCTACAAGCCGGAAAACGAATACATGCTGATCGAGGGCCAGCCCGGCGACGTTATCTTCTTTGATTCCTATGTGCCGCACGGCTCGCCGTCGAACGCCAGTTCAGAGGCTCGCCGCAACGTCTTCCTGACCTTCAATCGCGCCTCGGACGGCGACATGCGGATGCGCTACTACCACGATAAGTGGAAGAACTACGCTCCCAACAAGGTCGATGACGCGCGCGCCAACACCAGCTACAGGGTGTAGGACGGAGGACGGCTGCTGGATGCCGGCATCTGTCAGGAGACTGGCGGTAATGGCAGCGGCATCCAGTGAGTCGGTTCAATTTTCGCGAAGACGAAACCATCGTGTTTGGTGGCCGACCACCATTGATCGCCCATCAGAAAAGCCAGATCAGGCAGGGGCCAGCCGTCCCCCCACACAAGCACTGGCTTTCTCTCCTCATCTTGCGTTGGCACTGGAAATGAGCTGATTGGCATCCATTTCATCACGCACGCTCCCGCTGGCTGTTTGAGTTGGGCGGCCCGTCGATAGGGATCGTCAACCGCCATGGCCCTTTTCTCCCTCCGAATGCCGGGACAAGACCTGTCCTGCAACATTGGTGTCTATAAGCGCTTTTCAGTGTCAGGAGAAAATGTCTCGATGGCGACCCCAACGGGATGGAAGGAGAGTTCTTATATCTAATTGTTTTTATTGTTTTTCTATAGTCATTGTCCGCAGCCTGTCGTGACAATACCGGGACAATTTTTCGGGTCAGGGATCGGGACAAACAGGTCAGATGTGGGCGAATCCGTTTAAGCGAGCAGATCGGCAAGATTAAGGACCGCTGGGGCGTGCCCTATCGGCTTTGATGGCTGGGGGCTTATTCCGGGTCTTGAGTGCTGGGATATCACGATAATTTCCTGTTATCAGCTTATGCGCCATGAAATTTCTGACGAAAATGTCATTTCTCGAAAATGCGATCAGGAAATTTGCGGCATAAATTTCGAAAGGTTTGCCGCCTAGCGGGAACGCCTGGGGGGTGTTTCAATTTGGTGCCGCAGATTCTGCTCACTTCTCCGCTTTGCTGGAGCAACGAAATCTCCAGTCTTTGTCAAAAATCCGGACTCGTTGTTTCAGCAGGACGATGGTACCGCTGATTTGCGATTCAGACGGTTTTCTCTGGTACCAAGGAATGCCGATTGCCTGGAACCAATAATTGCCAGAGGCGCGGGGAAATGCTGGGATTGGATTTCTGCGGCATGTCGCTTGATTTTATGTGCCGCGACTTTTGCAAAATGCGTGGTACCACGAAAAGTGAAAAGAGAGACAAGGCGCACCAAAGGAACGAGGCGTTCACACGCCCCTTCCAGCCCCATTTTTTGGCCCGACGGCGTGCTCATGCAGGGGTGTTTTCACGGCTCAATGAAAAGCGACGTCAGCTTCGAATTGACGTGCCCGCCATTTTGGCGCGTCCGGTGGTGCCGCAAAATCAAACCAGATGAAAATTCGTGGTCCAGAAAAAGTCTTAAGAGAAAGCGGAAAGCGGAACATGAAAATGTACCTGCTTGGCGAGATTGCGGTGCCATGAAAATGGGGATGCGTGGCAATTTGCCCGGCACATCTTTTCCTCATTCGGATAGGCGCTCTGCTTGCGTGGCCAGCGA is from Alphaproteobacteria bacterium and encodes:
- a CDS encoding phytanoyl-CoA dioxygenase family protein: MALTDEQKQNFKTQGFLIFKGFFSPAEMAKLSAFLDRLRDTKAEEGKEAKYYEKSPLTGEPILVRVENLFGGLNPAEEALLITDRAKAILADMFGEQPTLFKEKVNYKVPGCRPDKLHQDQAAGWNAYSDFFITMGIMVDANHKGNAALSFMSSGNYKKELMGPEWQVLTHDDPPYKPENEYMLIEGQPGDVIFFDSYVPHGSPSNASSEARRNVFLTFNRASDGDMRMRYYHDKWKNYAPNKVDDARANTSYRV